From Arachis stenosperma cultivar V10309 chromosome 2, arast.V10309.gnm1.PFL2, whole genome shotgun sequence, one genomic window encodes:
- the LOC130961387 gene encoding uncharacterized protein LOC130961387: MEYENRFRQQAERPKYDCLLFDLDDTLYPLSSGLAKSCLQNIKDYMVEKLGINPSKIDDLSNLLYKNYGTTMAGLRAIGYDFDYDEYHSFVHGRLPYENLKPDPVLRNLLLSLPYRKLIFTNADKVHAAKALSRLGLEDCFEGIICFETLNPIHKTSVSDDEDDILFLGSSKNNASRTSQIFDIIDHFSKPNPTHVLPKTPIICKPSENAIELALKIANLDPQRTLFFEDSVRNIQAGKRVGLHTVLVGTSQRVKGADYALESIHNLREAVPELWEADMKSEVAYSGKLAVETSVTA, from the exons ATGGAGTATGAGAATCGCTTCAGACAACAAGCCGAGAGGCCGAAATATGATTGCCTTCTTTTTG ATTTAGATGATACTTTGTATCCTCTAAGTTCTGGTCTTGCAAAATCATGCCTCCAAAATATTAAAG ATTACATGGTTGAGAAGCTTGGCATAAACCCaagcaaaattgatgacttgTCCAACCTTCTTTACAAGAACTACGGCACAACTATGGCTGGTCTAAGG GCTATTGGATATGACTTTGACTATGATGAATATCATAG TTTTGTCCATGGAAGATTGCCTTATGAGAATCTAAAACCGGACCCGGTTCTAAGGAACCTTTTGCTCAGCCTTCCCTACAGGAAACTT atcttcACAAACGCGGACAAGGTCCACGCGGCGAAGGCGCTAAGCCGGCTGGGATTAGAGGACTGCTTTGAAGGAATCATATGCTTTGAGACTCTTAATCCAATCCACAAGACCAGTGTCTctgatgatgaagatgacatTCTGTTTCTTGGATCATCAAAGAACAATGCTTCAAGAACCTCACAAATCTTTGATATCATTGATCACTTTTCTAAACCAAATCCCACTCATGTGTTGCCAAAGACACCAATAATTTGCAAGCCATCAGAGAATGCCATTGAATTGGCTCTTAAGATTGCCAATCTTGACCCACAAAGAAct TTGTTCTTTGAGGATAGTGTCCGCAATATACAGGCTGGAAAACGTGTGGGACTTCACACTGTCTTG GTTGGTACATCTCAGAGAGTTAAAGGTGCAGATTATGCATTGGAAAGCATTCACAACCTTAGGGAAGCAGTGCCAGAACTATGGGAGGCTGATATGAAATCTGAAGTTGCATACTCTGGGAAGCTTGCTGTTGAGACATCAGTCACTGCTTAA